A window of the Bacteroides thetaiotaomicron VPI-5482 genome harbors these coding sequences:
- the ubiE gene encoding bifunctional demethylmenaquinone methyltransferase/2-methoxy-6-polyprenyl-1,4-benzoquinol methylase UbiE: MDYPQQHIKPYNEDGKKTEQVERMFDNIAHAYDKLNHTLSLGIDRSWRRKAIAWLRPFRPQHIMDVATGTGDFAILACRELNPDELIGTDISEGMMNVGREKVKKEGLSDKISFAREDCTSLSFADNRFDAITVAFGIRNFEDLDKGLSEMCRVLKPGGHLVILELTTPDRFPMKQLFAIYSKVVIPLLGKLLSKDNSAYHYLPDTIKVFPQGEVMKGVISKTGFGEVHFRRLTFGICTLYTATK, from the coding sequence ATGGATTACCCACAACAACATATCAAGCCTTACAACGAAGACGGTAAGAAAACCGAGCAGGTGGAACGTATGTTCGATAACATTGCGCATGCTTACGACAAACTGAATCATACCTTATCTTTAGGTATAGACCGCAGCTGGCGCCGTAAAGCTATTGCCTGGCTCCGTCCCTTCCGCCCACAGCACATCATGGATGTTGCCACCGGAACAGGAGACTTCGCCATCCTCGCTTGCCGCGAACTGAATCCTGACGAACTGATCGGAACGGATATTTCGGAAGGCATGATGAACGTGGGTCGTGAAAAAGTAAAGAAGGAAGGACTCTCGGACAAAATTTCTTTTGCCCGGGAGGACTGCACTTCTCTCTCCTTTGCCGACAATAGATTTGACGCTATCACCGTAGCATTCGGTATCCGCAATTTTGAAGACCTGGACAAAGGCCTCTCCGAAATGTGTCGTGTACTGAAACCGGGCGGACATCTGGTTATCCTGGAACTGACTACTCCGGATCGCTTCCCCATGAAGCAACTGTTCGCCATCTACTCGAAAGTAGTTATCCCATTGCTTGGCAAACTCCTCTCCAAAGACAACAGTGCCTACCATTATCTGCCGGACACTATCAAAGTATTTCCCCAAGGGGAAGTCATGAAAGGAGTCATATCGAAAACCGGATTCGGCGAAGTTCATTTCCGACGGTTGACATTTGGTATCTGCACACTTTATACAGCGACAAAATAA
- a CDS encoding phosphoribosylaminoimidazolesuccinocarboxamide synthase translates to MKALTKTDFNFPGQKSVYHGKVRDVYNINGEKLVMVATDRISAFDVVLPEGIPYKGQMLNQIAAKFLDATTDICPNWKMATPDPMVTVGVLCEGFPVEMIVRGYLCGSAWRTYKSGVREICGVKLPDGMRENEKFPEPIVTPTTKAEMGLHDEDISKEEILKQGLATPEEYETLEKYTLALFKRGTEIAAERGLILVDTKYEFGKHNGTIYLMDEIHTPDSSRYFYSDGYQERFEKGEPQKQLSKEFVREWLMENGFQGKDGQKVPEMTPAIVQSISDRYIELFENITGEKFVKEDTSNIAERIEKNVMNFLSK, encoded by the coding sequence ATGAAAGCATTAACAAAAACAGATTTCAACTTTCCGGGACAAAAAAGCGTGTACCACGGAAAAGTGCGCGATGTGTACAACATCAACGGCGAAAAACTCGTCATGGTAGCAACCGACCGTATCTCGGCTTTCGATGTGGTTTTACCTGAAGGTATCCCTTACAAAGGCCAAATGCTGAATCAGATTGCAGCCAAATTCCTCGATGCCACTACTGACATCTGTCCGAACTGGAAAATGGCTACGCCGGACCCGATGGTTACTGTCGGAGTTTTGTGCGAAGGCTTTCCGGTAGAAATGATTGTACGCGGCTATCTGTGCGGTAGCGCATGGCGTACTTACAAAAGCGGCGTACGCGAAATCTGCGGTGTGAAACTGCCGGATGGTATGCGCGAAAACGAGAAATTCCCGGAACCGATCGTCACCCCGACAACGAAAGCGGAAATGGGACTGCACGACGAAGATATCTCTAAGGAAGAAATCCTGAAACAAGGACTCGCTACTCCCGAAGAATATGAGACTCTGGAGAAATATACACTGGCTCTCTTCAAACGTGGAACTGAAATCGCTGCTGAACGCGGTCTGATCCTCGTTGATACAAAATACGAATTCGGCAAGCACAACGGTACTATCTATCTGATGGACGAAATTCATACACCGGATTCAAGCCGTTACTTCTACTCTGACGGCTATCAGGAACGCTTCGAAAAAGGCGAACCTCAAAAGCAGCTTTCTAAGGAATTCGTTCGTGAATGGCTGATGGAAAATGGTTTCCAAGGCAAGGATGGTCAGAAAGTTCCTGAAATGACTCCGGCTATCGTACAGAGCATCAGCGATCGTTACATCGAATTGTTCGAGAATATCACCGGTGAGAAATTTGTGAAAGAAGATACCAGCAACATCGCTGAACGTATCGAAAAGAACGTTATGAATTTCTTGAGCAAATAA
- a CDS encoding PhoH family protein — translation MIEKLIVLEDIDPVIFYGVNNANIQLIKALYPKLRIVARGNVIKVLGDEEEMCAFEENITKLEKYCAEYNSLKEEVIIDIIKGNAPQAEQTGNVIVFSVTGKPIIPRSENQLKLVEGFAKNDMVFAIGPAGSGKTYTAIALAVRALKNKEIKKIILSRPAVEAGEKLGFLPGDMKDKIDPYLQPLYDALQDMIPAAKLKEYMELNIIQIAPLAFMRGRTLNDAVVILDEAQNTTVQQIKMFLTRMGMNTKMIVTGDMTQIDLPASQTSGLVQALRILKGVKGISFVELNKKDIVRHKLVERIVDAYEKFDKEAKAEREKRKNEQLVINGERPVKQVNN, via the coding sequence ATGATAGAGAAACTGATTGTTCTTGAGGATATTGACCCGGTTATTTTTTACGGCGTAAACAACGCCAATATACAGTTAATTAAAGCTTTATATCCGAAGCTACGCATCGTTGCCCGCGGCAATGTCATCAAAGTGCTGGGCGATGAGGAGGAAATGTGTGCCTTCGAAGAAAATATCACCAAACTCGAAAAATACTGTGCCGAATATAATTCGCTGAAAGAGGAAGTCATCATCGACATTATAAAAGGGAATGCTCCGCAAGCGGAACAGACCGGAAACGTAATTGTTTTCAGCGTTACCGGCAAGCCCATTATCCCACGAAGCGAGAACCAGCTGAAACTGGTGGAAGGCTTTGCCAAAAACGATATGGTATTCGCCATCGGCCCCGCCGGTTCGGGAAAAACATATACTGCCATAGCCCTCGCCGTCCGTGCGCTGAAAAACAAAGAGATCAAAAAGATTATCCTCAGCCGCCCCGCTGTAGAAGCCGGAGAAAAACTCGGTTTCCTGCCCGGCGATATGAAAGATAAGATCGATCCGTATCTGCAACCATTATATGATGCTCTGCAGGACATGATCCCCGCTGCCAAGTTAAAGGAATACATGGAATTGAACATTATTCAGATTGCTCCGTTAGCATTTATGCGTGGACGTACACTGAATGACGCAGTCGTAATCTTGGACGAAGCGCAGAATACCACTGTACAACAAATCAAAATGTTCCTCACCCGTATGGGTATGAATACCAAAATGATCGTTACGGGAGATATGACTCAAATTGACCTCCCCGCCTCACAAACTTCGGGACTGGTGCAAGCACTCCGCATCCTGAAAGGGGTAAAGGGAATCAGCTTTGTAGAATTGAACAAAAAAGATATTGTACGCCATAAACTAGTGGAACGCATCGTAGATGCTTACGAAAAATTCGACAAGGAGGCGAAAGCCGAAAGGGAGAAACGAAAGAATGAACAACTGGTTATCAACGGCGAACGACCGGTGAAACAGGTCAACAACTAG
- a CDS encoding DUF5715 family protein has translation MNNHKLHLLPLFILITGLVTLTAGCKKKDMSLKLNEPRNIRGVVSYKRSFPDLNDKHLAVAQAVGICPPEDRDAAEKMKEQLIHITDNQFYTVDSLTHSIPYLVPRASELLDTIGSNFLDSLTAKGLNPNQIIVTSVLRSQSDVKRLRRRNGNASANSAHCYGATFDVSWKRFKKVEDEDGRPLQDVNADTLKLVLSEVLRDLRQADKCYIKYELKQGCFHITAR, from the coding sequence ATGAATAACCATAAACTTCACCTTCTGCCTTTATTTATATTGATTACGGGGCTTGTCACTCTCACTGCCGGCTGCAAAAAGAAAGATATGTCTCTCAAACTGAACGAACCCCGCAACATCCGTGGTGTAGTCAGTTACAAACGTTCTTTCCCGGATTTGAATGATAAACATCTCGCCGTGGCCCAAGCCGTCGGCATCTGCCCGCCGGAGGACAGGGACGCCGCCGAAAAGATGAAAGAACAGCTTATCCATATCACCGACAACCAATTTTACACAGTAGACTCTCTGACGCATTCCATCCCCTATCTGGTCCCCCGCGCCAGTGAATTGCTCGACACCATCGGCTCCAATTTTCTTGATTCACTGACAGCAAAAGGGTTGAACCCAAATCAGATTATCGTCACTTCCGTACTACGTTCGCAGAGTGACGTGAAGCGTCTCCGCCGTCGGAATGGAAATGCTTCCGCAAACTCCGCCCATTGCTATGGCGCAACCTTTGACGTCAGCTGGAAACGATTCAAAAAGGTGGAAGACGAAGACGGACGACCTCTGCAGGATGTCAATGCCGATACCTTGAAGCTCGTTCTGTCTGAAGTGTTGAGAGACTTGCGCCAAGCCGATAAATGCTACATAAAATATGAATTAAAACAGGGATGTTTCCACATCACTGCACGATGA
- a CDS encoding flotillin family protein — translation MTQEMLIMAAILVAVILLTFIGILSRYRKCKSDEVLVVYGKTGGEKKSAKLYHGGAAFVWPIIQGYEFLSMKPLQIDCKLTGALSAQNIRVDVPTTITVAISTDPEVMQNAAERMLGLTMDDKQNLITDVVYGQMRLVIADMTIEELNSDRDKFLSKVKDNIDTELRKFGLYLMNINISDIRDAANYIVNLGKEAESKALNEAQANIEEQEKLGAIKIANQIKERETKVAETRKDQDIAIAETKKQQEISVANADKERISQVAFANAEKESQVAKAEAEKNIRIEQANTEKESRVAELNSDMEIKQAEAAKKAAIGRNDAQKEVALSNAELAVTQANADKQAGEAAAKSEAAVQTAREIAQKEVEEAKAKKVESSLKAEKIVPAEIARQEAILQANAIAEKITREAEARAKATLAQAEAEAKAIQLKLEAEAEGKKRSLLAEAEGFEAMVRAAESNPAIAIQYKMVDQWKEIAGEQVKAFEHMNLGNITVFDGGNGGTSNFLSSLVKTVAPSLGVLDKLPIGETVKGIINPESKTEEKPAGKPEEKKEEKKK, via the coding sequence ATGACACAAGAAATGCTAATCATGGCTGCTATACTAGTGGCGGTCATTCTGCTTACTTTTATCGGTATCCTGTCGCGTTACCGTAAATGTAAGAGTGACGAAGTCCTCGTTGTATACGGTAAAACAGGGGGAGAAAAGAAATCAGCCAAGTTATATCACGGTGGGGCCGCTTTCGTATGGCCGATCATTCAGGGCTACGAATTCCTTTCTATGAAACCATTGCAGATAGACTGTAAACTGACAGGCGCCCTATCTGCCCAAAATATCCGTGTGGACGTACCCACTACCATCACCGTAGCTATCAGCACAGACCCGGAAGTGATGCAGAATGCTGCCGAACGTATGCTGGGACTGACAATGGATGACAAACAGAACCTGATTACGGATGTAGTATACGGTCAGATGCGTCTGGTGATTGCAGACATGACTATCGAAGAGCTGAACTCCGACCGTGATAAATTCTTGTCTAAAGTAAAAGACAACATCGACACGGAACTTCGCAAGTTCGGTTTGTATCTGATGAACATCAACATCAGTGATATCCGCGACGCTGCCAACTACATCGTCAACCTGGGTAAGGAAGCTGAAAGCAAGGCTCTGAACGAAGCACAAGCCAACATCGAAGAACAGGAAAAGCTGGGTGCTATCAAAATTGCCAATCAGATAAAGGAACGTGAAACAAAGGTTGCGGAAACCCGCAAAGATCAGGATATCGCCATCGCCGAAACTAAAAAGCAACAGGAAATCTCTGTAGCAAATGCGGATAAGGAGAGAATCTCTCAGGTAGCCTTTGCCAACGCAGAAAAAGAATCGCAAGTGGCCAAAGCGGAAGCGGAAAAGAATATCCGCATCGAGCAGGCAAACACCGAAAAGGAAAGCCGTGTCGCCGAACTGAACTCCGACATGGAAATCAAACAGGCAGAAGCTGCTAAGAAAGCGGCTATCGGACGTAATGACGCACAGAAGGAAGTGGCCTTATCAAATGCCGAATTAGCCGTCACACAGGCAAATGCCGACAAGCAAGCCGGTGAAGCCGCTGCAAAATCGGAAGCTGCCGTACAAACTGCCCGGGAAATCGCCCAAAAAGAAGTGGAAGAAGCAAAAGCGAAGAAAGTAGAATCTTCACTGAAAGCTGAAAAGATCGTTCCGGCAGAGATCGCAAGACAGGAGGCTATCCTTCAGGCAAATGCCATCGCCGAAAAGATTACCCGTGAAGCGGAAGCACGTGCAAAAGCGACTTTGGCACAAGCGGAAGCGGAAGCCAAAGCTATCCAACTGAAACTGGAAGCGGAAGCAGAAGGTAAGAAGAGGTCATTGCTCGCAGAAGCAGAAGGTTTCGAGGCTATGGTCAGAGCAGCAGAATCGAACCCTGCCATCGCCATCCAATACAAGATGGTAGACCAATGGAAGGAAATTGCCGGAGAACAAGTGAAGGCTTTCGAACACATGAACCTAGGCAATATCACCGTATTCGACGGAGGAAACGGAGGTACAAGCAATTTCCTCAGTTCACTGGTGAAAACAGTAGCCCCAAGTCTCGGTGTACTGGATAAACTGCCTATCGGCGAAACGGTAAAGGGTATCATCAACCCGGAAAGCAAAACGGAAGAGAAACCTGCCGGAAAGCCGGAGGAGAAAAAAGAAGAGAAGAAGAAATAA